The following proteins are encoded in a genomic region of Methanobacterium sp.:
- a CDS encoding glycosyltransferase family 2 protein: MNNMNPSISIIILNWNGWEDTIECLESLYQINYPTYNIIVVDNGSSDESINKIKEYCEGKIVPNSLFFKYNPKNKPIKLFEYSKNESESIKNKEITRLSSSEKLVLIKNDMNYGFAEGNNIGMKYALEALNPDYILLLNNDTVVNKDFLGQLVELAETNEKIGIVGPKIYYYDFEGRNDVVANLGGKVNLNKYPGYYDLTEISNVEDYNDIIECDWVSGAAMMMKSRQIPIKFLNNELFFGNEDVDLCIKLKEQGYRVVSVLNSNIWHKEGISRKKRSSALIKKVLLEIDTNLKFLKFHKKHYYSFLPIYIIQIIKLYSVIIIKRFFKSK, from the coding sequence ATGAATAATATGAATCCCAGTATTTCTATTATAATTTTGAACTGGAATGGTTGGGAAGATACAATAGAATGTTTAGAATCACTTTACCAAATAAATTATCCAACTTATAATATTATTGTTGTGGATAATGGATCTTCTGATGAATCAATTAATAAGATAAAAGAGTATTGTGAGGGCAAAATAGTTCCTAACTCTTTATTCTTTAAGTATAATCCTAAAAATAAACCAATTAAATTATTTGAATATTCAAAAAATGAATCAGAATCAATAAAAAACAAAGAGATAACCAGATTATCTTCCAGTGAAAAGCTTGTGCTCATAAAAAATGATATGAATTATGGTTTTGCAGAAGGAAATAATATAGGAATGAAATATGCATTGGAGGCTTTAAATCCAGATTACATCTTACTTTTAAATAATGATACTGTCGTTAATAAAGATTTCTTAGGGCAATTAGTAGAATTAGCTGAAACAAACGAAAAAATTGGTATTGTAGGGCCAAAAATTTACTATTATGACTTTGAGGGTAGAAATGATGTTGTAGCAAATCTTGGAGGTAAAGTAAATTTAAATAAATATCCGGGATATTATGATTTAACAGAGATAAGTAATGTAGAGGATTATAATGATATAATAGAATGTGATTGGGTTTCAGGAGCAGCTATGATGATGAAATCCAGACAAATCCCTATAAAGTTTTTAAATAATGAATTATTTTTTGGAAATGAAGATGTAGATCTTTGTATAAAGCTTAAAGAACAAGGATATAGAGTAGTTAGCGTTTTAAACTCTAATATCTGGCATAAAGAAGGAATATCAAGAAAAAAGAGAAGTTCAGCATTAATTAAGAAAGTTCTTTTGGAAATTGATACTAACTTAAAATTCCTTAAATTTCACAAAAAACACTATTATTCATTTCTACCTATTTATATAATACAAATAATTAAGTTATATTCTGTTATAATCATTAAAAGATTTTTTAAATCTAAATAA
- a CDS encoding glycosyltransferase family 4 protein, which yields MKSLKIAVFHNLPSGGAKRALYGLLSYLNRSGHIIDIFVPSTANENFLPLQEVTRKVEIFPVKKSFWRSMIYSKLEYVPAIIKPISFRDLEKTEKEIANYINAKDYDVVLSEQDQYTMSPFFLKYIKKPVVYYCQQPQRNEEILEKISKDKRNSKLEPIIKIGVNYIESKESKIDKQNSSFAKYTLSNSYFSRESILRTYGLNSFVSYLGIDIELFKPLGIAKEDFVLSVGTIIPSKGYDFILRSLGKINYKSRPKLVIVSNFGDAKWKSYIEKVASEYSVELEILDLIDDDELVILYNKAKLILYAPYLEPFGLVPLEAMGCGTPVVGVKEGGVRETVIHNKTGLLTERDEDLFANAVSELLLNDEKREELGQNAIEIVKNFWTIEHAGERLLWHLKRGMNLE from the coding sequence ATGAAATCACTTAAAATTGCAGTTTTTCACAATTTACCGTCCGGAGGAGCAAAAAGAGCATTATATGGGCTTCTCAGCTATTTAAATAGATCAGGGCACATCATTGACATCTTTGTTCCATCAACTGCCAACGAAAATTTTCTACCACTTCAAGAAGTCACTCGAAAAGTTGAAATATTCCCTGTAAAGAAGAGTTTTTGGAGATCTATGATATATTCTAAATTAGAATATGTTCCAGCTATAATAAAACCTATTTCCTTTAGAGATCTTGAAAAAACTGAAAAGGAAATAGCTAATTATATTAATGCTAAGGATTATGATGTTGTACTTAGTGAACAAGATCAGTATACCATGTCCCCGTTTTTTCTAAAGTATATAAAAAAACCAGTTGTTTATTATTGTCAGCAGCCTCAAAGAAATGAAGAAATTTTAGAAAAAATCTCCAAAGATAAAAGAAATAGTAAACTCGAACCAATAATAAAAATAGGCGTTAATTACATTGAAAGTAAAGAATCAAAAATTGATAAACAAAATTCTTCTTTTGCAAAATATACGCTATCAAATTCTTATTTTTCAAGAGAGTCTATTTTAAGAACTTATGGTTTAAATTCATTTGTTTCATATTTGGGAATAGATATAGAATTATTCAAGCCACTTGGGATTGCAAAGGAAGATTTTGTATTATCTGTGGGGACAATTATACCATCAAAAGGTTATGACTTCATTTTAAGATCATTAGGTAAAATTAATTATAAATCACGCCCTAAACTTGTTATAGTATCAAATTTTGGCGATGCTAAGTGGAAATCCTACATTGAAAAAGTCGCATCAGAATATAGCGTCGAACTTGAAATACTGGATTTAATAGATGATGATGAACTCGTAATTCTCTATAATAAAGCTAAATTAATTCTCTATGCTCCATATCTTGAGCCTTTTGGTCTTGTACCATTAGAAGCAATGGGATGTGGCACTCCTGTTGTTGGAGTTAAAGAGGGAGGTGTTAGAGAAACTGTAATTCACAATAAGACAGGCTTACTTACAGAAAGAGACGAAGATTTATTTGCAAATGCCGTTAGTGAACTCCTTTTAAATGATGAAAAAAGAGAAGAATTAGGTCAAAATGCCATAGAAATTGTTAAAAATTTCTGGACAATAGAACATGCTGGAGAAAGACTGTTATGGCATTTAAAACGTGGAATGAATTTGGAATAA
- a CDS encoding glycosyltransferase family 1 protein: protein MSKIKVDAVTGVSIKGMFGRNKVYTKISEKLYDKVDFKEVPYVGCKLNVFNSHILYNRFFYPKIAQKYIRNDSDIIHIFSQEDTYLLNSLKTDSPKIATCLDTIGLILEEYGSIEKSFKRYSINSMKKADRIITISNHTKYDLIKETNISPDKVETIYLGVDEQFRELPQKEVENVKKKYKLPEKFILYVGSEQSRKNLPVLIKAFKKLLETFNLQNIKLVKVGRPQIKESQRKKIFNLIDKLNLQKHIIFIEYVPEEDIASIYNAADIFVFPSFYEGFGLPPLEAMACGTPVITSNVTSLPEVVGDAGIMINPHNIDGLANKMYELLTNDGLKDDLRKKGLNRAKLFSWDKTAHETFKIYEDIIK, encoded by the coding sequence ATGAGTAAGATTAAAGTTGATGCAGTAACTGGTGTTAGTATTAAGGGAATGTTTGGTAGAAATAAAGTTTACACTAAAATATCTGAAAAATTATATGATAAAGTCGATTTTAAGGAAGTTCCTTATGTTGGATGTAAATTAAATGTATTCAATAGTCATATTTTATATAATCGGTTTTTTTATCCAAAAATAGCTCAAAAATACATCAGAAATGATTCAGATATTATTCATATCTTTTCTCAGGAAGATACATATCTTTTAAATTCACTCAAAACAGATTCTCCAAAAATTGCTACTTGTTTAGATACTATAGGTCTAATATTAGAAGAATATGGATCTATAGAAAAATCATTTAAACGATACTCTATAAATTCCATGAAAAAAGCAGATAGGATAATAACTATTTCAAATCATACGAAATATGACTTAATTAAAGAAACAAATATATCTCCTGATAAAGTTGAAACTATATATCTCGGCGTTGATGAACAATTTAGAGAATTACCTCAAAAAGAAGTCGAAAATGTAAAAAAAAAGTATAAATTACCTGAAAAATTCATACTTTATGTAGGCTCAGAACAATCAAGAAAAAATCTTCCAGTATTAATTAAAGCATTTAAAAAGCTTTTAGAAACTTTTAATTTACAGAATATCAAATTAGTAAAAGTGGGTAGACCACAAATAAAAGAATCTCAAAGAAAAAAAATATTTAACTTAATAGATAAGTTAAACCTACAAAAACATATAATTTTCATAGAGTATGTACCTGAAGAGGATATTGCCTCTATTTATAACGCTGCAGACATATTTGTATTTCCATCATTTTATGAAGGTTTTGGACTTCCGCCACTGGAGGCAATGGCCTGTGGAACGCCTGTAATAACATCTAATGTCACTTCACTACCTGAAGTTGTTGGTGATGCCGGAATTATGATAAATCCTCATAATATCGATGGCTTAGCCAATAAAATGTATGAATTATTGACGAATGATGGATTGAAGGATGATTTAAGAAAAAAAGGTTTGAACAGAGCCAAATTATTCAGCTGGGATAAAACTGCCCATGAAACATTCAAAATTTATGAGGATATTATAAAATAA
- a CDS encoding flippase, with the protein MSTVRRIAKNTSVLFIAQIISYILGFFITMYTAQYLGAEGFGTISLALSLTGIFVILADMGLGSLMIREIAQDKSLTDKYISNILLMKILLTFLMIGAIALTVNLKGDSELVKIVIYLITLSTIVNVFNGVFISIFQANEKVEYLAINIILNSVLMITGTIIGITYQLNILYFASIYIIANIIGLVYSINVYVWKFSLPKIDIDLNFWKPTLLEAWPFGFTALFATIYFYIDSVILSFMVNNEVVGWYNAAYRLIIVLLFIPTVLNVVIFPVMSQLYKSSKDSLKFAYEKYFQYMVMIGIPIGVGVTLLANKIILLIFGAAYTNSIIALQILVWAAVIIFISGAFARLLEASNKQLTLTKITAICAVINIVLNLLLIPKFTYIAASATTVLTELLAFLMGMKVVSNMGYAPSKKEYAYIIKSIFASLIMGIFIVYLNHLNLFILIIIGIIVYFTTIFIIKGFDEEDLNLLKVLLGKTES; encoded by the coding sequence ATGAGCACAGTGCGTAGAATAGCAAAAAATACAAGTGTACTTTTCATAGCACAGATAATAAGTTATATTCTGGGTTTTTTCATTACCATGTATACAGCACAATATTTAGGTGCTGAAGGTTTTGGAACAATTTCCCTTGCCCTTTCTCTAACTGGAATTTTTGTTATTTTAGCTGACATGGGCTTAGGATCATTAATGATAAGAGAAATTGCACAGGATAAATCTTTAACAGATAAATACATTTCAAATATTCTTCTGATGAAAATTTTGCTTACATTCTTAATGATCGGAGCTATAGCCTTAACAGTTAACTTAAAAGGAGATAGTGAGTTAGTTAAGATTGTTATTTATCTCATTACTTTATCCACGATTGTTAACGTTTTTAACGGCGTTTTTATCTCTATTTTTCAAGCAAATGAAAAAGTGGAATATTTAGCCATAAATATTATATTAAACAGTGTATTAATGATTACAGGAACTATTATTGGAATTACATATCAACTAAACATTTTATATTTCGCTTCTATTTATATTATTGCTAATATCATTGGCTTAGTTTATTCAATCAATGTATATGTTTGGAAGTTCTCTTTACCCAAAATAGATATTGATTTAAACTTTTGGAAGCCAACATTGTTAGAAGCATGGCCCTTTGGATTTACTGCGCTATTTGCAACCATATATTTCTATATAGATTCAGTAATATTGTCGTTTATGGTTAATAATGAGGTTGTTGGATGGTATAACGCGGCATATAGACTAATTATAGTGTTATTATTTATTCCTACTGTGCTAAATGTGGTTATATTTCCTGTAATGTCTCAGCTTTATAAATCTTCAAAAGATTCTCTTAAGTTTGCATATGAAAAATATTTCCAGTACATGGTAATGATTGGAATTCCAATAGGGGTTGGAGTTACTCTATTAGCAAATAAAATAATTCTGCTGATTTTTGGTGCGGCATATACAAATTCAATTATAGCCCTGCAAATATTAGTATGGGCTGCAGTTATTATTTTTATAAGCGGTGCTTTTGCACGATTGCTTGAAGCATCAAATAAACAATTAACTCTAACTAAAATAACTGCAATTTGTGCGGTTATTAATATTGTTTTAAATTTACTATTAATCCCTAAATTTACTTATATAGCAGCAAGTGCTACAACTGTTTTAACAGAATTGTTAGCTTTTTTAATGGGTATGAAAGTTGTATCTAACATGGGATATGCTCCCTCAAAAAAAGAATATGCCTATATAATCAAGTCAATTTTTGCAAGTTTAATAATGGGAATTTTTATTGTTTATCTAAACCATTTAAACTTGTTTATACTTATAATAATAGGAATTATCGTTTACTTTACAACAATATTCATCATTAAAGGATTCGATGAAGAAGATTTAAATTTGCTAAAGGTACTTTTAGGGAAAACTGAGAGCTAA
- a CDS encoding glycosyltransferase family 4 protein: MKITFLLPDTILTGGVKIVFKYANRLKERGHEVLIIVSPPNSQPTFIKKIIYRIRKLLNLNNSILVDWFDLKTPLIQVPTFEEKYIPDSDIIVATWWETANYVSKYKKSKGEKFYFIQHYEVWGGPKEEVNKTYKLGLHNIVISSWLKEKLEDIGANIEALILNGFDFNEFYPEKKDKNTDTIRILTPYRTDKWKGVNDALKAFELVKKDKNVQLIMFGHEPSENELPNYVEFHLLPVGDKLRKLYNSCDIFLFPSHCEGFGLPPFEAMACKLPVVTTDVGAIKDCTIPGKTTLVSKPGDIDSLAQNLIKLIDNPDLRIKIAESGYEHIKKFDFDKSTDKLENLFKKYFEVNNA, encoded by the coding sequence ATGAAGATAACATTTCTATTACCTGATACTATTTTAACTGGCGGAGTTAAAATTGTATTTAAGTATGCCAATCGATTAAAAGAAAGAGGTCATGAGGTTTTGATCATTGTTTCTCCACCAAATTCACAACCCACATTTATAAAAAAAATCATTTATAGAATAAGAAAACTTTTAAACTTAAATAATAGTATTCTTGTAGATTGGTTTGATTTGAAAACTCCTCTAATACAAGTACCCACATTTGAAGAAAAATATATTCCTGATTCTGATATTATAGTTGCTACATGGTGGGAAACAGCTAATTATGTTTCTAAATATAAAAAAAGCAAAGGCGAAAAATTTTATTTCATCCAGCATTATGAAGTCTGGGGAGGCCCGAAAGAAGAAGTAAATAAAACATATAAACTGGGTTTACATAACATAGTAATTTCAAGCTGGTTGAAAGAGAAATTAGAGGATATTGGAGCTAATATTGAAGCTTTAATACTTAATGGATTTGATTTCAACGAATTTTATCCAGAAAAAAAAGATAAAAACACAGATACAATCAGAATACTAACTCCTTATCGAACAGATAAATGGAAAGGTGTAAATGATGCTTTAAAGGCATTTGAATTAGTCAAAAAAGATAAAAATGTTCAATTAATCATGTTCGGCCATGAACCATCAGAAAATGAACTTCCTAATTATGTAGAGTTTCATCTATTACCTGTAGGTGATAAACTTAGAAAATTATACAACTCCTGTGATATATTTTTATTTCCAAGTCATTGCGAGGGATTTGGATTACCACCATTTGAAGCAATGGCATGTAAACTTCCAGTAGTAACTACAGATGTTGGTGCTATTAAAGATTGTACGATTCCTGGAAAAACTACTTTAGTTTCCAAACCAGGTGATATTGATTCATTAGCCCAAAACTTGATTAAATTAATAGATAATCCAGATTTAAGGATTAAAATAGCTGAATCTGGTTATGAACATATTAAAAAATTTGATTTTGATAAATCCACTGATAAATTAGAAAATCTTTTTAAAAAGTACTTTGAGGTCAATAATGCATAA
- a CDS encoding glycosyltransferase family 1 protein, translating into MINYKEKANIGFLSWIIDRKRTGVDNYLYNLIENMIKMGKSDELSLIHYKKTDDPVYSQTNDVLIPKIPFKLTNAIGLPYAIKKAKIDVLHVPAHWHSQISPFFFNNAKKVLTVHDLIPLLFPETYSKDTVLLWNSSLKLIKNRADIIIAVSQSTKNDCIKYLNVPEEKIKVILEAADPKYKPLNDKDEIKNELKANYGINYPFILFVGRIEARKNVPTIIKALYKLKKKGMSHKLVIIGGKGWKYKEVIETIANLELQKDVIFTDYVPDEDLVKFYNVADLLAYPSLYEGFGLPPLEAMACGTPVVTSNTSSLPEVVGSAGIMVNPNEPSDLVDAIYEVLTNDGLKDDLRKKGLDRAKLFSWRKAAHETWKVYEEIV; encoded by the coding sequence TTGATAAATTATAAAGAAAAAGCAAATATAGGATTTCTTTCTTGGATAATTGATAGGAAAAGGACTGGTGTGGATAATTACCTTTATAATTTAATCGAAAACATGATAAAGATGGGAAAATCAGATGAGTTATCTCTAATTCATTATAAAAAAACTGATGATCCTGTATATTCCCAAACAAATGATGTTCTAATTCCAAAAATCCCATTTAAACTTACTAATGCTATTGGATTACCTTATGCAATAAAAAAAGCCAAAATTGATGTGTTACACGTTCCTGCACATTGGCACAGCCAAATTTCGCCATTTTTCTTTAATAATGCTAAAAAAGTTTTAACAGTTCATGATTTAATTCCATTATTATTCCCAGAAACCTATTCAAAAGATACAGTTTTATTATGGAATTCATCATTAAAACTAATAAAAAATAGGGCAGATATTATAATAGCTGTTTCACAAAGTACTAAGAATGATTGTATTAAATATTTGAATGTACCTGAAGAAAAAATAAAAGTAATTCTTGAAGCAGCTGATCCAAAATATAAACCATTAAATGATAAAGATGAAATAAAAAATGAATTAAAAGCAAATTATGGAATTAATTATCCATTTATACTCTTTGTTGGAAGAATTGAAGCACGGAAGAACGTTCCTACCATTATTAAAGCTCTTTATAAACTAAAAAAGAAGGGCATGTCACATAAACTTGTGATTATCGGTGGAAAAGGATGGAAATATAAGGAAGTAATTGAGACTATTGCAAATTTAGAACTTCAAAAAGACGTAATTTTTACAGATTACGTTCCAGATGAAGATCTTGTGAAATTTTACAATGTAGCAGATTTACTGGCTTATCCATCTCTTTATGAAGGTTTTGGACTTCCGCCACTGGAGGCAATGGCCTGTGGAACGCCAGTAGTAACATCTAACACATCATCTTTGCCCGAAGTCGTAGGAAGTGCAGGGATCATGGTGAATCCAAATGAACCAAGTGATTTAGTGGATGCAATATATGAAGTACTGACAAATGATGGATTGAAGGATGATTTAAGAAAAAAAGGCCTGGACAGGGCTAAACTGTTTAGCTGGAGGAAAGCTGCGCATGAAACATGGAAAGTTTATGAAGAAATAGTTTAA
- a CDS encoding glycosyltransferase family 2 protein, whose protein sequence is MHNKNVAIIILNWKGWEDTVECLESLYHIDYPNYDVIVVDNGSSDDSVNKIKEYCQGKIKLESSFFEYDPLNKPIKILEHIGEELKPKNDKVELIENLPSNKKIILIKNKENYGFAEGNNIGIKYALDALNPDYILLLNNDTVVDKKFLHELVNVAKSSDEIGAVGPKTYFYSEKDMIQWTAGGFINSKYFKVEPVGHLEIDNGQYDRNQELDFIIGSCVLCKREMIEKVGLLNLDYFMYFEDVDWSLRILKNNYKCVYAYKSKIWHKMGVSSSNCFKTYYFHMNRVYLFKKYYKRIEYLKSLLMFILVIFPQESLYLVRHTGIKHYLCYLKGIMKGITKKPPEHI, encoded by the coding sequence ATGCATAATAAAAACGTTGCAATAATCATTTTAAACTGGAAAGGATGGGAGGATACTGTTGAATGTCTCGAATCGCTTTACCATATTGACTATCCAAACTATGATGTAATAGTTGTGGATAATGGATCTTCTGATGATTCAGTTAATAAGATAAAAGAATATTGCCAGGGTAAAATAAAATTAGAATCTTCTTTTTTTGAATATGATCCTTTAAATAAACCCATTAAAATCCTTGAACATATAGGGGAAGAATTAAAACCCAAAAATGACAAAGTTGAGTTAATAGAAAACTTACCGTCGAATAAAAAAATTATTTTAATAAAAAACAAAGAAAATTATGGTTTTGCAGAAGGAAATAATATAGGAATAAAATATGCATTGGATGCTTTAAATCCAGATTACATCTTACTTTTAAATAATGATACAGTTGTTGATAAAAAATTCCTTCATGAACTGGTAAATGTTGCAAAAAGTAGTGATGAAATAGGAGCTGTTGGCCCAAAAACATATTTTTATAGTGAAAAAGATATGATACAATGGACTGCCGGAGGTTTTATAAATTCAAAATATTTCAAAGTAGAACCCGTAGGGCATTTGGAAATAGATAATGGCCAGTATGACAGGAATCAGGAATTAGATTTTATTATTGGATCATGTGTGCTATGTAAAAGAGAAATGATAGAAAAAGTGGGTCTACTTAATCTTGACTATTTTATGTATTTTGAAGATGTTGATTGGTCACTAAGAATTTTAAAAAACAATTATAAATGCGTTTATGCCTACAAATCAAAAATATGGCATAAAATGGGCGTATCCAGTAGCAACTGTTTTAAAACCTACTATTTCCATATGAATAGAGTTTACCTTTTTAAAAAGTATTATAAAAGAATTGAATATCTTAAATCATTATTAATGTTTATTCTGGTTATATTTCCGCAGGAAAGCCTTTATTTAGTGCGTCATACTGGTATAAAACATTATCTATGTTATTTAAAAGGAATAATGAAAGGTATTACTAAAAAACCTCCAGAACATATATAA
- a CDS encoding glycosyltransferase family 4 protein, whose product MVLDSGNLKKPRILFAHHTAMWYRKPFFKKLSELYDVKFLFTNVKGYNKTYDTDLSVEGLEGVNYEVSKNYFGIAFGAIRETLGDYDVFVGGSWDTPTDLIETLFYFVIVKLRRKSFILWREDWDWNVKSLKRSFVKGFAGFISRNVDAILVPGFKHREFFTKLGVDENKIFIMPNVSNIESGSDDLENKEKIKEELDLSGKKVILYVGRLIDLKGVDYLIKAFAKLSKKMEGAVLLIVGDGPEKAKLESLAGELKLSNVIFTGNIDNDLLGSYYLLSNVFVLPSITTYYADACPLVVNEAMYFGKPVITSDAVGTTFMIENGKNGYVVPEKNADSLCSAIYKVLNDPELEKKMGANAKKLIEKRFRYENMIEGFNAAVNYVNRQN is encoded by the coding sequence ATGGTTTTAGACAGTGGTAATCTCAAAAAACCACGAATTCTCTTTGCACATCATACTGCAATGTGGTACAGAAAACCATTTTTCAAGAAATTAAGCGAGTTGTATGATGTTAAATTTCTTTTCACCAATGTTAAAGGGTATAATAAGACTTATGACACAGATTTATCAGTCGAGGGACTTGAAGGAGTAAATTATGAAGTTTCAAAAAATTATTTTGGAATAGCATTTGGTGCGATAAGAGAAACATTAGGCGATTACGACGTGTTTGTCGGGGGGAGCTGGGACACTCCCACAGACCTAATAGAAACGCTTTTTTATTTTGTTATTGTAAAATTAAGGCGGAAGTCTTTTATTTTATGGAGAGAAGACTGGGATTGGAATGTTAAATCCCTTAAAAGATCTTTTGTAAAGGGTTTTGCAGGTTTTATCAGTAGAAATGTGGATGCTATACTTGTACCTGGCTTTAAACACAGAGAATTTTTCACAAAACTTGGAGTAGATGAAAATAAAATTTTTATAATGCCCAATGTAAGTAACATTGAATCAGGTTCAGATGATCTGGAAAATAAGGAAAAAATTAAAGAAGAACTTGATTTAAGCGGTAAAAAAGTAATTTTATATGTGGGACGTTTAATAGATCTTAAAGGCGTTGATTATCTAATAAAAGCCTTTGCCAAGCTCTCTAAAAAGATGGAAGGTGCGGTTTTACTCATTGTCGGTGATGGTCCAGAAAAAGCAAAATTAGAATCACTTGCTGGAGAACTTAAACTGAGCAATGTTATTTTTACTGGAAATATTGATAATGATCTTCTTGGAAGCTATTATTTATTAAGCAATGTTTTTGTGCTCCCATCTATAACCACTTATTATGCAGATGCCTGTCCATTAGTTGTAAATGAAGCAATGTACTTTGGAAAACCTGTTATTACAAGTGATGCTGTTGGAACAACCTTCATGATTGAAAATGGTAAGAATGGATATGTGGTGCCTGAAAAAAACGCTGATTCACTTTGCAGTGCTATTTATAAAGTTTTAAATGATCCGGAACTGGAAAAAAAGATGGGTGCAAATGCTAAAAAGTTAATTGAGAAAAGATTCAGGTATGAAAATATGATTGAAGGATTTAATGCGGCTGTTAATTATGTTAATAGACAAAATTAA